Genomic DNA from Bacteroidales bacterium:
TCTGGAAAAAAAAGCAAACTTGACTTAAACTCTTTCAGCTTTTTTGACTGGCTTTTGTACATTTTCACAGTTTCTTTGGCATACTGGTTGCCAAATTGTAGTAAATCAGCCTCAACAAAGGCGAAATAATCGTTTTTGTCTGCTGAATCATTACAAAACAGTTCATCAAAAGCACTAGAGTTGATGATTTTGCTTTGCAGGTTAGCCTGTGCAATAATGGTTTTGGAGTCTGTAAGGACCTTAGTGAGGTTGGAATTCAATGTGATACTATCAGGCGCCTGCAGTGATACCTCCTGCGCCCTTTCATTCCAGTAAGTAGGAAGTATAGAATGCCCTAAACTATAAAACCGGGTCTTCCCATTAAGGCGAATCCTTAATACAAGGGAGTTGGTTTTGTCCTTTCGTGTGACATCTTTACGAAGGATAATCTTACATTTTGCTCTGTTCATTTGCTTTCCCTTTCATTTTTTTTTGTGAGATTTTTGTGAAAGAAAATGCCGCAAACTTTGGAATTAGATGTTTCAAAACTTAAACCGCAATGTCTGCCCATTCTCAAACGAAGTTATCAAAAGGATTTGAAAAAAAAGCAGGAACTCATCTGAGTTCCTGCCTGTGGTGTCGACTGGAATTGAACCAGTGACACACGGATTTTCAGTCCGTTGCTCTACCAACTGAGCTACGACACCATTTGATAGGGAGTGCAAAGGTAGAATATTTTTTTAATCTCAAATACCAAAAGTTAGATTTTTCTTCATTCCTCAAAAAAAAACAAATTTATCTCTTTAAAAGCTGAAAAAAAGCCGATTAAATATTTGGAGTTAAAAAAAACTCATATATTTGCACCCCATTTAAGAAATTTAGTATCAATTCATTAAACCGATACAAAAATGACGAAAGCAGAAATCGTTACTGAAATTGCCAGTAAAACAAACATTGAAAAAGTTGCTGTCCAGCAGACAGTAGAAGCCTTCATGGATGCCATCAAAGGAGCTATGGCCAATGGTGAAAACGTGTACCTCAGGGGCTTCGGTAGTTTTGTAGTGAAAAAAAGGGCTGAAAAAACCGGAAGGAATATCAGCAAGAACACTACTATCATTATCCCAGCACACAATATTCCTTCATTTAAGCCTGCAAAGGTTTTCGTAAACGAAGTGAAGGGTAAAGTAAAGTAATCCCTGTATTTTCTTCTAAACAATCAATATCATGCCCAGCGGTAAGAAAAGAAAAAGACATAAAATGGCAACGCATAAACGTAAAAAACGTTTACGCAAGAACAGACACAAGAAGAAATAATTTTCTTATTCCTTTTGGCGATTTCATCACATGGAATTTGTTTTATTTCATGTGATGAAATTTTTTTCGAGTACCTTTACCTTCGGTTTTCGTACATTCTATTATTTTTATAGTTTGTGTACTCGCCTTTATAATTGGAATTGCAATTTGTGCTGTTGTGAATAAGGAATTAATAATAAACGCTAACGCGTCAGAAGTCAATATCGCTCTCCTGGAAGAGAAGGTGTTGGTTGAACTCAATAAAGAGAAGACCAATAGCAGTTTTGCAGTAGGTGACGTTTACCTTGGCCGTGTCAAAAAGATCATGCCAGGGCTCAATGCTGCCTTTGTCGATGTTGGATACGAAAAAGATGCATTTCTTCATTACCTGGACCTCGGGCCGCAGGTAAATTCGCTATTAAAGTATATCAAACTCGCTCTTTCCGGGAAAGAAGCCCAACTTACAATGCCTGAATTCCAATCGGAACCGGACATTGAAAAGACGGGAAAAATTTCCCAGGTGCTTTCTTCCAATCAACTAGTATTGGTTCAGATTGCCAAGGAACCTATTTCTACGAAAGGTCCAAGAATTTCTTCAGAGATCTCATTTGCAGGCAGGTACCTTGTACTGGTTCCATTCTCCAACAGGATTTCTATTTCTCAGAAAATCAAGAGCAGCGAAGAACGCAACCGCCTTAAAAGGCTCATTATGAGTATCAGGCCGAAGAATTATGGCGTGATTATTCGAACGGTTGCTGAAAATAAGAAAGTTGCCGACCTGGACGCTGACCTGAACAACCTTATCCAGAAATGGGAATCCGTTGCTCAAAAACTAGGAACAGCTAAAGCCCCTCAAAAAATCATCAGTGAACTCGACAGAACTTCCGCGATCCTTAGGGATATGCTGAATGAGTCGTTCAATAATATCCATGTGGATGATCCGATGGTTTGTGAAGAGGTAAAAAATTATATCCGGACCAATGCTCCTGATAAACTTGATATAGTCAAGCTTTATAAAGGGAAAGTGCCTATCTATGAAAACTTTGGTATCGATAAACAGATAAAAAACTCCTTTGGTAAAATAGTGACCATCAAGAGCGGGGTTTACCTGATTATTGAACATACTGAAGCTTTACATGTAATTGATGTCAATAGCGGGCATAAAGTAAATAGCGACAGCAGCCAGGAAGAGAATGCCCTTTCGGTAAACCTGGAAGCAGCCATTGAAGTTGCCCGGCAATTGCGCCTTCGTGATATGGGTGGTATCATTGTGGTGGACTTCATTGATATGCATGAAGGTTCTAACCGCAGGAAACTATTCACAAAGCTTAAAGATGAAATGGATAAGGATCACTCTAAACATAGTATCCTTCCTCCAAGTAAATTCGGTTTGGTTCAGATTACCCGTCAAAGGGTCCGTCCTGAAACCAATGTACAAATCCTGGAAAAATGCCCAACCTGTGAGGGTACCGGGGAGATAAAGCCAAGCATTCTGCTTACTGATGAAATTGAAAATAATATCCGTTATCTCCTTCAGGATCAAAACGAGCCTTATTTAAAAATAGGGGTTCATCCTTTTGCTTTTGCGTTCCTTACCAAAGGCGGGTTATTCAGGTCCCTGCAATGGAAATGGTATTTTAAATACAAGAAATGGATCAGCCTTATGCCGGTAAATTCTTACCATTTACTTGAATATCACTTCTTTAATAAAACACAGGACGAGATCAAAATGTGATCCCGCCCTGCTTCAACAAAAAGCAAATAGTCCTCAAGTCTATTTGATTGCTTCTGTTACTTCATATTCCATCGTAATCAATAAGTCCGCTCTAGAACGGAGTGCTTGAACCATTTTATGTTCCTGCTCTAAAACTGCCATACGGTATTCATTCTGCGGCTCCTTCCCTCTTACAACCTGAGCTTTTTTCGTTTCATGGTATGTAAGCTCAATAAAGATGCTCAGGTCTACACCTTCCGTCTTGATAGCATATAGTCCGTCTACTACAAGCATATCCACTGTTGAATAGTCGGTGGTGAGTTGATCCACCTGTTCCGTTACCAGGTCAACACAGGGGCCTGTTGATAATTTACTTTCCCTGAATTCACGAATATTCCTGTTGATAGTCTCCCAGTCGTATTCACCATATCCTACCACATTTTCGATTCCATTCGACTTCCTCCACTCTGTTCTTTCCAAAGGGAGAATCCTGTAATAATTATCTATATGTAAGGGTTTCGCAAAAATTCCATGTTTCCTGAGTCCTTTTGCAATCACATGCGCCAATTCTGATTTTCCTGATCCTGACTCACCGGAAATACCTATGATCATTTTTTTTACTGGTTGTTCGAGTATCTTGCTGATGATGATTTCACCAGCCTTCTGATGCTTTTCTGTAATTAACAATACGTCGCCTAACATGAGTTTTATTTTGAAGTGAACTAAAGTGAGCTAGAGTGAGCTAAAGTGAGCTAGAGTGAGCTAAAGTGAACTAGAGTGAGCTAGAGTGAGCTAGAGTGAACTAAAGTGGTTAATCTGGAAATTGGCTGGTCTATCCGATAGGACCACTTAATTTCTCGAGGTTAACGAAGAACTTTTATTTCAGTTGAAGTGGTTTTAATGGATTTTCCGAAGACTTCAAGCTGTGCCGGTTGATCAGTTAATACCTTAACCTGGTCATTGGTAATCTGGAAAGAGTACCTGGTGCCCCGGAATTGGATACCGAATTCCATCAAGGGCCATTGTTCAGGAAGTTGCGGGTTAATTTTTACCATATCTCCACTCAGATTTACCCCGGCATAGGTTGTGAGGGCTATACATATTGTGCCAGCCATAACACCTGCATGAATTCCTTCCCCGGTAGTTCCGCCCTGAATATCATTGAAGTCGCTCGACAGGGCATCATTATAAAGTTCCCAACTTAATTCAGGATTCCCGGCAAGTAATGCCAATTTTGAATGCACTACTCTACTGAGTGTAGAACCATGAGATGTTCTTTTAAGATAATATTCCAGGTTCTTTTGAAGATAATTATCCGGCAACGAATAACCCATTCCTTTAATGATGTCATCTACTTCTTCCTTTTCCAGGTTATAGAAGGTCATCAGCATATCTGCCTGTTTTGCTACTTTAAATGCATCCGGAGAAAGATTCTCGGCTTTTAGGATGCGATCCATGCGGTAGATATTGGAATATTTTTGTTTATAATACTCCCAATCCAGCTCTTTCAGGTCAAAATAGCCATCATATTGAGCAATAATACCGTCCTTATCAATACAAAGGTTCAAACGAGAGGCAATCTTGTGCCAATTTTCAATCTCGTCCTTTGTGAAGTTATATTTATCTCTAAGCTTTCCAAAGGCTTCATTCCCAATCAGATCAAGAATAATCCCTGCCTTTTTGAAAGCCCATGCAGTCATTATATTAATATAGGCATTATCACGGAGACCTCCTTCAGTGGCGTCAGGGTATTGTTCATGAAACTCATCCGGCCCCATCACCTTATCAATTGAATACCTGCCTGATGCTTCATTCCATTTGGCTTTACTGGCCCAGAACCTGCATATTTCAAGGAACATTTCTGCCCCGTATTCCTGCATGAATTGGATATCGGCAGTTGTATTGAAATACTGCCAGGTATCAAAGGCAATAGCTAATGAAACATGCCGCTGCAGGGAACTGTGATCGGGATCCCACTGACCGGATAAAGGATTCAGGTGAATTACCTGCGTTTCTTCTCTCCCGTCGGAGCCACTTTGCCAGGGGAACATAGCTCCCTGGTATCCATATTCCTGAGCATATTCTCTTGCTTTATCCAGCCTTCTGTAGCGGTACATAAGCATAGATTTGGCAGTAGCAGTCAGGTGCATATTATAAAGGGGAAGAATAAAGAGTTCGTCCCAGAAAATATGTCCCCTGTAAGCTTCTCCATGTAAACCACGGGCGGTAATACTGGCATCTATTTTTTTATTGTGTGGCGACATTGAGACCATCAGGTGGTAGAGGTGCAAACGCATTAACCTCTGGGATTCCAGGTCTTCCTCAATGATAATATCCATGTCATTCCAGATCTGGTTCCATGCATCAACGCTTTCGTATAAGGCAAGGTCAAAATCAACAAAAGAATCCAGTGCTTTCATTGAGGCATCCAGTGGATCTTTGGCATCATCCGGTTTTGAAGTAAACATGGCCACTTTCTTCACCAGGGCATATTCGGAACCTTCACTAACCGGGATTGTAACCTGTCCAAACACTTTTCCGGGAGCAATGGCCGAATCCAGATAAACCTTTATTGGCTCATCGTCTTCATAAAATTCATATTCTGCAGCCTGGGCAATAATAATACCCGATTGTGTTGTTTCAACTGCCAGGTGCTGCCTGTTGCCATCGGCTCCTTCAAATTTTGACTTCAGATGCTGCTGGTTCAGTGCCTTATATCTATCAACACCTTCATTTATGATATCGCCATCCAAACCTACTTTGAAAGTAATATTGCCTGAATAATTCAAGGGGATGACTGTGTATCTTATTCCTGCAAGATGAGGATTATGCATAGAGGCATAACGTTCAGAAATAATGGTAGTTTCATTACCCGAACGATCCCGCACTGTTAGCTGTCTTTCCAGCAAACCCCTTCCAAGCGACAGAGTACGATCAATAGCGATAATCTCTGTATCATTAATATCAAACCAATCCCCATGATTAATGCTGAATGTAATCGGCAACCAATTCGGACAATTTACAAAATCTTCATTTTCAACATCTTTGCCGGCAATAGGGGTGATAAGTCGATTATATAATCCGGCAATATAGGTTCCAGGATAGTTTGCTTTATTTGCATGACTTTCTTCCATAGCTCCCCGTGTACCGAAGTATCCGTTTCCAATTGCAAGCAATGCCTCACGGGTTCTTTCCTTCTGAGGGTCATAATCGTTATAGGTGATATCCCAGCCCAGTTCTCCATCTTCATCATCAAACCACACATCCAGATCATCAATGGTGATTTCATCAAGGTCTGAAACAACTATATCCGCTCCATTATCATAGAGTTCATTTTCATTTTCTTCCCTGGCAATGCCGAGTACCAGTCCGAATTCACCTTTTCTGCCTGCAGCGACACCTGAAACAGCATCTTCAACAACAATGGAACGGGAAGGATCTACATTGAGATTTTTAGCAGCAGTGAGGAAGATATCAGGTTCAGGTTTTCCTTTGAGACCCATTTCAGCAGATACTTCACCATCTACTCTTGTTTCAATAAGTGGCAACAGACCAGCTGCTTGAAGCACGGCAAAGCAATTTTTACTTGATGAAGCTACCCCAATCCTTATATCTGCTGCCTTTAATTCATGGATCAGCTTCACAGTAGATTCATATACTTTGACACCTTCCTTATCCAGAACTTCATTGAAGGCAATATTTTTCCGGTTTCCAAGTCCGCAAACTGTCTCTGATTCAGGTTTATCGTCAGGTGTACCGAATGGAATTTCTATCCCCCTTGAAAGAAGGAATGATTTTACCCCTTCATATCTCGGTTTTCCATCAACATAAGGCAGATAATCTTCTTTTGACCGAAATTCGCTGAACGGCTCACCAAATTTTTTTTCACGCTCCTGCAGATATTCATCAAACATTTTCTTCCAGGCCCGGCTATGAACCAGGGCTGTTTGAGTGATAACACCATCCAGGTCAAAAATTACTGCGTCGAAATTCAGTTTTGACATATCTTAGGTTATGTTAAATCGTATAAGAATAAAGTGTTTCCGGTAGTTTTTACTTTTCAGGAGTAAATCCACCTAAATCCGTATGGCTCAATAGTCATTTTTGAGGACCATGACTGTTGAAGTAATTCCTTACCAGAGGTTAAAGTTGCAGGTAGTTGAAGATCACAAGGCTGATCTGTCATATTATGAACGACAAGAATTTTCTCGTTCCCAAATTCCCTTTGATAGGCAAGAATAGCTCCTGCACTATTTCCGCTAAGATTGCTAAAAGTGAGGCTTCCTCTGCCGAACGCCTTATACTGCCTCCTTGTTTTGAGCATCTTTTTTAGTTTCACATTCACTGAGCTGCTAAAACTTAGAGGATCTGCAAGTTCTTTTTCGAGCTGGTTCCAATCAATTTTGCCTCGTACGAGGAACCTGGTATCATCTTTACCCGTAAGATGAATCATTTCATTGTAATAGGCTTCATCATTCAGCTTCCCGAATTCATCACCATAATATATTACCGGTGTTCCGGGTAAGGTAAGAATCAATGAATAAGCCAGGTGAATCTTGCGTGGATCCCTGTTCAATAATTCAGATAACCTTGCTGATATCCCTTCTCCTAATCGAAAATCCCATTTAGGGTCGAGGCAATAATTTTCATGAATAAATTTTCGTTCTTCTTCAGTTACATAGACCAGTTCAAGACTAAGTTCATCATGACATCTGAGGAAGGTGAACCATTGCCCGCTAGGGGGTAAAGTGGGAGTTACTGCCGGACTAAGGATTTCCTGTATAGGGTTACCGCTTTGCTGGGCAATCGCTTTAAACATCCTGGGCATCAGCGGGAAATGATAGGCTGCATGGCACTCATCGCCATTACCCATATATTCCACCACTTTAGCAGGCTGCTGGCAAGCTTCGGCTAATAATAATGAGCCGGGTTTCATATAATCCAGGATAGCCCGAAGAAATTTTACAATCAGGTGGGTTTGTGGAAGATTTTCACACTCTGTACCTTCCTCTTTCCAGATATAGGGAATTGCATCAACCCTGAAACCATCCACGCCAATATCCTGCCAGAAAAGTAATGCCTGGCACATAGATAAGAGTACTTCCGGATTTCTATAATTCAGGTCAGGCTGAAAGTTGAAAAACCTGTGAAAATAGTATTCACCGTCGCAGAACTCCCAATTGGACTTTTCAATCCCTTTAAAAATAATGCGTGCTTTATCATAGGAAGATGGATCAGTCCCCCAGATATAATAATTGCGATAAGGATTTGATTTAGATTTCCTCGCTTCCTTAAACCAGTAGTGCTGGTCGGAAGTGTGGTTCATAGCAATATCAAAAATTACCTTGATTCCACGGTTGTGGGCTTCTTTCAGAAGTTGCCCAAATATCTTGTATTGATTTTTATCATTAGGTCCGAGGAGTTCATTCCGGATGCTGAAATAATCACTTATATCAAAACCTGCATCCCGCATGGGTGAATCCAGGATAGGCAAAAGCCAAAGACAATTGACGCCCAGATCATGGATATAGTCTAATTTTTCAGTGATTCCCTGGAAGTCGTGATTAAACAGATCAACATATAAGGAATACACAATAGCATCTTTATACCAATCCAGATGTTCTCCATTGTGGTTGCTTTCTTTTGGATAAGGATGCAAGGTATGTAAATAATTCTCAAGAATCCGGGAGGACACATCCGGATATAGATCGCCCCAAATGTCAAATAATACCTCACGTTGTAGCATAGTAATAGCAGCTTAATAATTGCAGGGATAATTGAGTTAACTATTCCTAAAATAAAATCGGCAGCGAAATAAATGGAAAGAGTGGTACCTGGATAGTGAGTTAATAATGATTTGTCCAGAGAGGCTCAGTTCCAATCCTGAATTACTTAGGGAAGCATATTTTTAGTCAATAAATAAATACTAACCCTGTAGAGGCGGTTTGAATAAATAGGAAAAAAGGGGCTATTTACGAATTTGTGAATAGCCCCTTTTTAAATGTGTTAAATCTATTTCTTCATTTTAGTAATCGTGCAAGATGGTGCAGCCTTACCTAAGTCGAGGGTAATTGCATAGGTACCAGCTTCAGCGATTGAAATATTGGCACCGTCCTGGGAAAGAGCATTTAAATCTCCTCCGAGGTTGATGGCCCAATCATCATTGGCTCTGAATTTGATGCTACCAACAGTAAGAGCAACAGTGATTTTCATCACCTGAGCGGTTTCATCCCATGTCAGGTTTGTGTCATCACTCCATCCGCCTGGGGTTGCATCTCCAATGAGTCCCCACCTGTTTGCCTGGTAGGTGTAAGCATGAGGATGGCTTAGATCAAGGACAAAGTAATAATCTGATTCAACAGTAGCAGGAATATTACTTCCACCACCATCAAGAGTTGAATTTGCTGCAGTACTTCCGTAATTATAATCCCATGAATGGTTGGCCCTGAATTTGAATTCACCGGCTGTAAGGTGGATTCCGCCCCTCCATGTCTGGAGACCAGGATTGTAAGTGAGAGCAGTTTCATCATTCCAACCATTGGCTGAGGCACTTCCAATTACTCCCCATGAGGTTGCAACGGCTGTGTAAGTAAGGGCAGTTGGATTAACATTGATTTTATAGTATCCTGCAGGAGAGTTGAAATTTCCACCATCGGCATCAAGCGTTCCAGCAGCAGCACCGGCGCCGTAATTAGGTCCGTCCCAGTTAGGTTTGGTTGCTATTTTCCATTCATTGGTGCCATTAGCCATATAGACGTAACCTTCAACATTCTCAGGTGAAGCTTCGGTGCTCTTAATCTGTGGTGAAGTAGCAGGATCCCAATCATTCATTCCAAGTCCCGGATAGGAGGCTGCAACGTAATTACCAGGTACATACCAATTGCGAACAGAAACCAGGGTAGTGAATTCAATATCTTCACCGTAGGATGTACCTGCACTGTTGGTAGCATAAGCGCGAACGTGATAAGTGGTAAGTCCTGACAATCCGGAGAGAGCACTTACAAATTCACCATCACCTGTACCATCGGAGGTTTTGCTTCCATCTACAGTGGGGTTGGCATCAGGGCCGTAGCATACACCACGGGCAGTAATGTCAGCGCCACCAGTAACTGTTACATTCCCACCGGTAGTTGCAGTGGTACCGGTAATTCCAGTAACAGCTGCAGTGGTAACTGTTGGTGCAATCGGAGAAGTGGTAAAGGTAAACTCTTCACCATACATGGTACCCATTGCGTTAATGGCGTAGGCCCTGGCATAATAGGTAGTTGCATAGTCAAGTTCTATGAGTGTTACAGAAAAAGTAGCGGTTGTATTTTCCCCTGTATACACCATTTTACTTTCTGAAGTGGTAGGTGCCGGAGCCGTATTATAACAGATCCCTTTTTCAGTAAAGCCATCACCGGAAGCAACAACGAATCCAATCACTGTAGCTTCATGTGCAGAAACGTTAATGACCTGAGCTGTTGAAAGTTTCGGATCTAGGCGTACATCCGAATTATCCTTGGTACATGCGGTGAAAAATACAGTCGCAATGGCAAGGATGGACAATAATTTATATAAGGACTTTCTTTTCATGTTTAATGAGTTAAATTTTGGTTTCAATAATCTGTTTTATAACGATTATTTTCAGTATTGAAGGGTTCATTGGGATTCAATCCTGGACTCCCAATGAATCCTTCAAATGCTGTTTTAGTTTTTAACAAGGGTATAAGTTCCGGCTTCTGTACCAGGAGTTGGATCGGTGATTGTCATTGAAATGGTATAGTTACCTGCTTCAGAAATGGCAATGTTTGGACCATTATGCTCCAGTTTTTCTGGTGTTCCGCCAAGGTTCCATGCCCAGCCATCATTCAGCCTGAATTTGATTTCACCAACCACCAGGTCAATAGTGATAT
This window encodes:
- a CDS encoding beta-phosphoglucomutase family hydrolase; the protein is MSKLNFDAVIFDLDGVITQTALVHSRAWKKMFDEYLQEREKKFGEPFSEFRSKEDYLPYVDGKPRYEGVKSFLLSRGIEIPFGTPDDKPESETVCGLGNRKNIAFNEVLDKEGVKVYESTVKLIHELKAADIRIGVASSSKNCFAVLQAAGLLPLIETRVDGEVSAEMGLKGKPEPDIFLTAAKNLNVDPSRSIVVEDAVSGVAAGRKGEFGLVLGIAREENENELYDNGADIVVSDLDEITIDDLDVWFDDEDGELGWDITYNDYDPQKERTREALLAIGNGYFGTRGAMEESHANKANYPGTYIAGLYNRLITPIAGKDVENEDFVNCPNWLPITFSINHGDWFDINDTEIIAIDRTLSLGRGLLERQLTVRDRSGNETTIISERYASMHNPHLAGIRYTVIPLNYSGNITFKVGLDGDIINEGVDRYKALNQQHLKSKFEGADGNRQHLAVETTQSGIIIAQAAEYEFYEDDEPIKVYLDSAIAPGKVFGQVTIPVSEGSEYALVKKVAMFTSKPDDAKDPLDASMKALDSFVDFDLALYESVDAWNQIWNDMDIIIEEDLESQRLMRLHLYHLMVSMSPHNKKIDASITARGLHGEAYRGHIFWDELFILPLYNMHLTATAKSMLMYRYRRLDKAREYAQEYGYQGAMFPWQSGSDGREETQVIHLNPLSGQWDPDHSSLQRHVSLAIAFDTWQYFNTTADIQFMQEYGAEMFLEICRFWASKAKWNEASGRYSIDKVMGPDEFHEQYPDATEGGLRDNAYINIMTAWAFKKAGIILDLIGNEAFGKLRDKYNFTKDEIENWHKIASRLNLCIDKDGIIAQYDGYFDLKELDWEYYKQKYSNIYRMDRILKAENLSPDAFKVAKQADMLMTFYNLEKEEVDDIIKGMGYSLPDNYLQKNLEYYLKRTSHGSTLSRVVHSKLALLAGNPELSWELYNDALSSDFNDIQGGTTGEGIHAGVMAGTICIALTTYAGVNLSGDMVKINPQLPEQWPLMEFGIQFRGTRYSFQITNDQVKVLTDQPAQLEVFGKSIKTTSTEIKVLR
- a CDS encoding alpha-glucosidase C-terminal domain-containing protein — its product is MLQREVLFDIWGDLYPDVSSRILENYLHTLHPYPKESNHNGEHLDWYKDAIVYSLYVDLFNHDFQGITEKLDYIHDLGVNCLWLLPILDSPMRDAGFDISDYFSIRNELLGPNDKNQYKIFGQLLKEAHNRGIKVIFDIAMNHTSDQHYWFKEARKSKSNPYRNYYIWGTDPSSYDKARIIFKGIEKSNWEFCDGEYYFHRFFNFQPDLNYRNPEVLLSMCQALLFWQDIGVDGFRVDAIPYIWKEEGTECENLPQTHLIVKFLRAILDYMKPGSLLLAEACQQPAKVVEYMGNGDECHAAYHFPLMPRMFKAIAQQSGNPIQEILSPAVTPTLPPSGQWFTFLRCHDELSLELVYVTEEERKFIHENYCLDPKWDFRLGEGISARLSELLNRDPRKIHLAYSLILTLPGTPVIYYGDEFGKLNDEAYYNEMIHLTGKDDTRFLVRGKIDWNQLEKELADPLSFSSSVNVKLKKMLKTRRQYKAFGRGSLTFSNLSGNSAGAILAYQREFGNEKILVVHNMTDQPCDLQLPATLTSGKELLQQSWSSKMTIEPYGFRWIYS
- a CDS encoding integration host factor subunit beta, encoding MTKAEIVTEIASKTNIEKVAVQQTVEAFMDAIKGAMANGENVYLRGFGSFVVKKRAEKTGRNISKNTTIIIPAHNIPSFKPAKVFVNEVKGKVK
- a CDS encoding uridine kinase → MLGDVLLITEKHQKAGEIIISKILEQPVKKMIIGISGESGSGKSELAHVIAKGLRKHGIFAKPLHIDNYYRILPLERTEWRKSNGIENVVGYGEYDWETINRNIREFRESKLSTGPCVDLVTEQVDQLTTDYSTVDMLVVDGLYAIKTEGVDLSIFIELTYHETKKAQVVRGKEPQNEYRMAVLEQEHKMVQALRSRADLLITMEYEVTEAIK
- a CDS encoding Rne/Rng family ribonuclease — its product is MNKELIINANASEVNIALLEEKVLVELNKEKTNSSFAVGDVYLGRVKKIMPGLNAAFVDVGYEKDAFLHYLDLGPQVNSLLKYIKLALSGKEAQLTMPEFQSEPDIEKTGKISQVLSSNQLVLVQIAKEPISTKGPRISSEISFAGRYLVLVPFSNRISISQKIKSSEERNRLKRLIMSIRPKNYGVIIRTVAENKKVADLDADLNNLIQKWESVAQKLGTAKAPQKIISELDRTSAILRDMLNESFNNIHVDDPMVCEEVKNYIRTNAPDKLDIVKLYKGKVPIYENFGIDKQIKNSFGKIVTIKSGVYLIIEHTEALHVIDVNSGHKVNSDSSQEENALSVNLEAAIEVARQLRLRDMGGIIVVDFIDMHEGSNRRKLFTKLKDEMDKDHSKHSILPPSKFGLVQITRQRVRPETNVQILEKCPTCEGTGEIKPSILLTDEIENNIRYLLQDQNEPYLKIGVHPFAFAFLTKGGLFRSLQWKWYFKYKKWISLMPVNSYHLLEYHFFNKTQDEIKM
- a CDS encoding SusF/SusE family outer membrane protein codes for the protein MKRKSLYKLLSILAIATVFFTACTKDNSDVRLDPKLSTAQVINVSAHEATVIGFVVASGDGFTEKGICYNTAPAPTTSESKMVYTGENTTATFSVTLIELDYATTYYARAYAINAMGTMYGEEFTFTTSPIAPTVTTAAVTGITGTTATTGGNVTVTGGADITARGVCYGPDANPTVDGSKTSDGTGDGEFVSALSGLSGLTTYHVRAYATNSAGTSYGEDIEFTTLVSVRNWYVPGNYVAASYPGLGMNDWDPATSPQIKSTEASPENVEGYVYMANGTNEWKIATKPNWDGPNYGAGAAAGTLDADGGNFNSPAGYYKINVNPTALTYTAVATSWGVIGSASANGWNDETALTYNPGLQTWRGGIHLTAGEFKFRANHSWDYNYGSTAANSTLDGGGSNIPATVESDYYFVLDLSHPHAYTYQANRWGLIGDATPGGWSDDTNLTWDETAQVMKITVALTVGSIKFRANDDWAINLGGDLNALSQDGANISIAEAGTYAITLDLGKAAPSCTITKMKK